A single region of the Halorussus gelatinilyticus genome encodes:
- the purE gene encoding 5-(carboxyamino)imidazole ribonucleotide mutase, protein MSDDELRTLIDDLRAEAQRDRDPEATPEIGIVMGSDSDLDVMAGSEEGRPGAYDALTELGFEEVTDYDDPPEARFTFETYVVSAHRTPELMYAYAETAEERGLDVIIAGAGGKSADLPNMTASIAYPLPVVGVPVQEKSLPSVVGMPQGAPLVAVDAGKSFNAALSAVQMLSRQHDELRERLVEYHDDLQAGVADVSRRLHEEGTPGFRESNE, encoded by the coding sequence ATGAGCGACGACGAACTCCGGACTCTCATCGACGACCTGCGAGCGGAGGCACAGCGCGACAGGGACCCCGAGGCGACGCCGGAAATCGGCATCGTGATGGGGAGCGACTCGGACCTCGACGTGATGGCGGGGTCCGAGGAGGGACGGCCCGGAGCCTACGACGCCCTGACCGAACTGGGCTTCGAGGAAGTGACCGACTACGACGACCCGCCCGAGGCCCGATTCACCTTCGAGACGTACGTCGTGTCGGCCCACCGGACGCCAGAACTGATGTACGCCTACGCCGAGACCGCCGAGGAGCGCGGTCTGGACGTGATAATCGCGGGGGCCGGCGGCAAGTCCGCGGACCTGCCGAACATGACCGCTTCCATCGCCTACCCGCTCCCGGTCGTCGGCGTGCCGGTCCAAGAGAAGTCCCTGCCCTCGGTCGTGGGGATGCCGCAGGGCGCACCGCTCGTCGCGGTGGACGCGGGCAAGTCGTTCAACGCGGCGCTGTCGGCGGTCCAGATGCTCTCGCGCCAGCACGACGAACTGCGCGAGCGACTGGTCGAGTACCACGACGACTTGCAGGCGGGCGTCGCGGACGTGTCCCGGCGACTCCACGAGGAGGGGACGCCGGGCTTCCGCGAGTCGAACGAGTGA
- a CDS encoding NADH-quinone oxidoreductase subunit A produces MNPWIAIGALALVGLLIPLGMMAVSSLIRPTVPEKGKTATYESGEVPTGGTRIRFNIQYYMVALLFVVFDIETVLIFPWTVIYRNAVSMDGVGLTNALAPMLLFIAVLVVGLGWAWRNGAVRWVRNPDRSQRSVDR; encoded by the coding sequence ATGAATCCATGGATAGCTATTGGCGCGTTAGCGCTGGTGGGGCTGTTGATACCGCTCGGGATGATGGCGGTCTCCAGCCTCATTCGGCCGACCGTGCCCGAAAAAGGTAAAACCGCCACCTACGAGAGCGGCGAGGTGCCGACGGGCGGCACGCGAATCCGATTCAACATACAGTACTACATGGTCGCGTTGCTGTTCGTCGTCTTCGACATCGAGACCGTCCTCATCTTCCCTTGGACGGTCATCTACAGGAACGCGGTCTCGATGGACGGCGTCGGGCTGACGAATGCGCTGGCCCCGATGTTGCTGTTCATCGCCGTTCTCGTCGTCGGTCTCGGCTGGGCGTGGCGTAACGGTGCCGTACGGTGGGTGCGCAATCCCGACCGTTCGCAACGGAGCGTGGATAGATAA
- a CDS encoding NADH-quinone oxidoreductase subunit B, which produces MMSNEPRDTIHSSTAPQTKTREARMEGVDNRFNSKLREAFGSSPFILTKFDKFMNWVRGSSMFMLQFGIACCSIEMMHTYAVKHDLDRFGAGVPRASPRQADVMIVPGTIVSKFAPRMKRVYDQMPEPKFVVNMGSCSISGGPFQEGYNVIKGAEEVIPVDIHVPGCPPRPEALVYGVAKLQERVANGETSPVTVKPYELEEFGDLERDELIDKLADDIDEDTLVMRYNWADSP; this is translated from the coding sequence ATAATGAGCAACGAACCACGGGACACGATTCACAGTAGTACAGCCCCGCAGACCAAGACTCGCGAAGCCCGGATGGAGGGCGTGGACAACCGGTTCAACTCGAAGCTTCGGGAGGCGTTCGGCTCGTCGCCGTTCATCCTCACGAAGTTCGACAAGTTCATGAACTGGGTTCGGGGGTCGTCGATGTTCATGCTGCAGTTCGGTATCGCGTGCTGCAGCATCGAGATGATGCACACCTACGCGGTCAAACACGACCTCGACCGATTCGGCGCGGGCGTGCCGCGCGCGTCGCCGCGACAGGCCGACGTGATGATCGTGCCGGGGACCATCGTCTCGAAGTTCGCCCCCCGGATGAAGCGCGTCTACGACCAGATGCCCGAGCCCAAGTTCGTCGTCAACATGGGGTCGTGTTCCATCTCGGGCGGCCCGTTCCAGGAGGGCTACAACGTCATCAAGGGTGCCGAGGAGGTCATTCCGGTGGACATCCACGTCCCCGGCTGTCCGCCCCGCCCCGAGGCGCTGGTCTACGGCGTCGCCAAGCTGCAGGAGCGCGTCGCCAACGGCGAGACCAGTCCGGTGACGGTCAAGCCCTACGAGCTGGAGGAGTTCGGCGACCTCGAACGCGACGAACTCATCGACAAGCTCGCCGACGACATCGACGAGGACACCCTCGTCATGCGCTACAACTGGGCTGATTCGCCATGA
- a CDS encoding NADH-quinone oxidoreductase subunit D: MLGERVLGRESHLNAEGFVVRPDEVEETLEILRNEAGFDHLSMLTAQDYPDRYESIYHLKKYDDPTQEVSVVVPTDPENPTSESAASVYKTAEWHEREAYDLVGVEYENHPDLRRILLPETWQGHPLSGDYDQDKPQLVTLQEHVNPLAESQEDSESDTMFLNIGPHHPATHGVLHVKTVLDGEQVADVEPDIGYLHRCEEQMCQNGTYRHQIMPYPDRWDYASAGLLNEWAYARVAEDLNDIEVPEYAQIIRTMSAELCRIASHMLALGTFCLDIYGDFTAIFMYAMRDREKVQNLLEDLTGQRMMFNYFRLGGVVWDLPEPREEFFGKIRDFLDDLPETLEEYHDLITGNEIFQKRTIDTGVLTPEKAKQYGCTGPVARGSGVDYDLRRDDPYGYYDELDWDVVTEDGCDNFARLLVRMREVEESAKIISQCVDLLEDWPEDERDIQANVPRTLKPDPDTEVYRAVEGAKGELGIYIRSDGTDKPGRFKIRSPCFNNLHSLEEMAEGEYVPDLVAALGSLDVILGEVDR; the protein is encoded by the coding sequence ATGCTCGGCGAGCGCGTCCTCGGACGCGAGAGCCACCTCAACGCCGAGGGGTTCGTCGTCCGACCCGACGAAGTCGAGGAGACGCTCGAAATCCTGCGCAACGAGGCCGGATTCGACCACCTCTCGATGCTCACCGCGCAGGACTACCCGGACCGCTACGAGAGCATCTACCACCTCAAGAAGTACGACGACCCGACCCAGGAAGTCAGCGTCGTCGTCCCCACCGACCCGGAGAACCCGACCAGCGAGTCGGCGGCGTCGGTGTACAAGACCGCGGAGTGGCACGAGCGCGAGGCCTACGATCTCGTGGGCGTCGAGTACGAGAACCACCCGGACCTGCGGCGCATCCTCCTGCCCGAGACGTGGCAGGGTCACCCGCTGAGTGGTGACTACGATCAGGACAAACCGCAACTCGTCACGTTGCAGGAACACGTCAACCCGCTCGCCGAGAGCCAAGAGGACAGCGAGTCGGACACGATGTTCCTGAACATCGGGCCCCACCACCCCGCGACTCACGGCGTCCTGCACGTCAAGACCGTCCTCGACGGCGAGCAGGTCGCGGACGTGGAACCCGACATCGGCTACCTCCACCGCTGCGAGGAGCAGATGTGTCAGAACGGGACCTACCGCCACCAGATCATGCCGTACCCCGACCGCTGGGACTACGCGTCGGCGGGCCTGCTCAACGAGTGGGCCTACGCCCGCGTGGCGGAGGACCTCAACGACATCGAGGTGCCCGAGTACGCCCAGATAATCCGGACGATGAGCGCCGAGCTGTGTCGCATCGCGTCGCACATGCTCGCGCTCGGGACGTTCTGTCTGGACATCTACGGCGACTTCACGGCCATCTTCATGTACGCCATGCGCGACCGGGAGAAGGTTCAGAACCTTCTGGAGGACCTGACCGGCCAGCGCATGATGTTCAACTACTTCCGGCTGGGCGGGGTCGTCTGGGACCTTCCGGAACCCCGCGAGGAGTTCTTCGGCAAGATCCGGGACTTCCTCGACGACCTGCCGGAGACTCTGGAGGAGTACCACGACCTCATCACGGGCAACGAGATTTTCCAGAAGCGCACCATCGACACGGGCGTCCTCACGCCCGAGAAGGCCAAGCAGTACGGCTGTACGGGACCGGTCGCCCGCGGGTCGGGCGTCGATTACGACCTGCGGCGCGACGACCCCTACGGCTACTACGACGAACTCGACTGGGACGTCGTGACCGAAGACGGCTGTGACAACTTTGCGCGCCTCCTCGTCCGGATGCGAGAGGTCGAGGAGTCGGCGAAGATAATCAGCCAGTGCGTGGACCTGCTCGAAGACTGGCCCGAGGACGAGCGCGACATTCAGGCGAACGTCCCGCGGACGCTCAAGCCCGACCCCGACACGGAAGTCTACCGCGCCGTCGAAGGCGCGAAGGGCGAACTGGGCATCTACATCCGGTCGGACGGCACCGACAAACCCGGCCGGTTCAAGATTCGCAGTCCGTGTTTCAACAACCTCCACTCGCTGGAGGAGATGGCCGAGGGCGAGTACGTGCCCGACCTCGTGGCCGCGCTGGGTAGCCTCGACGTGATTCTCGGGGAGGTGGACCGCTGA
- a CDS encoding complex I subunit 1/NuoH family protein: MFDLLPLQAQAEPLLPETIGKWLFGANMAPWQEAVAAFLAAFLIGNIMLAMTGVAGPWAKRKITAAFTDRIAVNRHGPAGLLIIVADAVRLLGKELIIPDGADRPAFDLAPIVMAGSALLGFAVIPMGHLFGVNLHLADPEIGMAYVFAVASIATLALAMAGYASNNKYSLMGGLRAIAQNIAYEIPLVLTAASVVLFTDSLRMSTIVAAQQQPLFTIAGITIPSWFAFVNPFAFVLFVVANLAEVGRNPFDIPEAPTEIVAGYQTEYSSVYFVLFYLGEFLHIFLGGAIIATLFLGGASGPFLPESLNFVWFVVKIWAVFLFTQWARSAVPRVRIDQLIEIGWKGMLVLSFANLVLTAVIVGVML, encoded by the coding sequence ATGTTCGACCTCCTTCCGCTCCAAGCGCAGGCAGAACCGCTGCTGCCCGAGACCATCGGAAAGTGGCTGTTCGGCGCGAACATGGCCCCGTGGCAGGAGGCCGTCGCGGCGTTCCTCGCCGCGTTCCTCATCGGCAACATCATGCTGGCGATGACCGGCGTCGCCGGGCCGTGGGCCAAGCGGAAGATCACCGCCGCGTTCACCGACCGCATCGCGGTCAACCGCCACGGTCCCGCGGGCCTGCTCATCATCGTGGCCGACGCGGTCCGCCTGCTCGGCAAGGAACTCATCATACCGGACGGTGCGGACCGACCGGCGTTCGACCTCGCGCCCATCGTGATGGCCGGGTCGGCGCTGCTCGGGTTCGCGGTCATCCCGATGGGACATCTCTTCGGCGTCAACCTGCATCTGGCCGACCCCGAAATCGGGATGGCCTACGTGTTCGCGGTCGCCTCCATCGCAACGCTCGCGCTGGCGATGGCGGGCTACGCGTCGAACAACAAGTACTCGCTGATGGGCGGTCTGCGCGCCATCGCGCAGAACATCGCCTACGAGATTCCGCTGGTCCTGACCGCGGCGTCGGTCGTGCTGTTCACCGACTCGCTCCGGATGAGTACGATAGTCGCGGCCCAGCAGCAACCGCTCTTCACTATCGCCGGAATCACGATTCCGTCGTGGTTCGCGTTCGTCAACCCGTTCGCGTTCGTCCTGTTCGTGGTGGCGAACCTCGCGGAGGTCGGCCGGAACCCGTTCGACATTCCGGAAGCGCCGACCGAGATCGTCGCCGGATACCAGACCGAGTACTCGTCGGTGTACTTCGTGCTGTTCTACCTCGGCGAGTTCCTCCACATCTTCCTCGGCGGCGCTATTATCGCGACGCTGTTCCTCGGCGGCGCGAGCGGCCCGTTCCTGCCGGAGTCGCTGAACTTCGTCTGGTTCGTCGTGAAGATCTGGGCCGTCTTCCTGTTCACGCAGTGGGCGCGGTCGGCGGTGCCCCGCGTCCGCATCGACCAACTCATCGAGATCGGCTGGAAGGGCATGCTCGTGTTGAGCTTCGCTAACCTCGTCCTGACGGCCGTCATCGTCGGGGTGATGCTCTAA
- a CDS encoding NuoI/complex I 23 kDa subunit family protein, which yields MIGVLKSMATTLKHALDGSTFTVEYPEVAPEVSPRFRGVHKFSQERCIWCRQCENVCPNDTIQIVQDDQRNGEQYNLHIGQCIYCRLCEEVCPVDAILLTENFEFTGDTKDDLVYNKEQLKNVPWYKDLDPLESREPDRGAWIGEGEGEVDYQ from the coding sequence ATGATCGGAGTACTGAAATCAATGGCGACGACGCTGAAGCACGCACTGGACGGGTCCACGTTCACGGTCGAGTACCCGGAAGTGGCACCCGAAGTAAGCCCCCGATTCCGCGGGGTCCACAAGTTCAGCCAAGAGCGCTGCATCTGGTGTCGTCAGTGCGAGAACGTCTGTCCGAACGACACGATTCAGATCGTTCAGGACGACCAGCGCAACGGCGAGCAGTACAACCTCCACATCGGACAGTGCATCTACTGTCGGCTGTGCGAGGAGGTCTGTCCGGTGGACGCCATTCTGCTCACGGAGAACTTCGAGTTCACGGGCGACACCAAAGACGACCTCGTGTACAACAAAGAGCAGTTGAAGAACGTCCCGTGGTACAAGGACTTAGACCCCCTCGAATCCCGCGAACCCGACCGGGGCGCGTGGATCGGCGAGGGCGAAGGCGAGGTGGACTACCAGTAG
- a CDS encoding NADH-quinone oxidoreductase subunit J, with product MAYELLTFGLFALVTIASSLGVVLVRDVWHSALLLGVALISVAVHYVMLQAEFLAAMQILVYVGGVLVLITFAVMLTRQAKTGESKEEVTDV from the coding sequence ATGGCATACGAGCTACTCACGTTCGGGCTGTTCGCTCTCGTCACGATAGCGAGCAGTCTGGGCGTCGTCCTGGTGCGGGACGTTTGGCACTCCGCGTTACTGCTGGGTGTCGCGCTGATCTCCGTCGCTGTACATTACGTGATGTTACAAGCGGAGTTCCTCGCGGCCATGCAGATACTCGTCTACGTAGGCGGGGTGTTGGTGCTCATCACGTTCGCCGTGATGCTCACGCGCCAGGCCAAGACAGGTGAATCGAAAGAGGAGGTGACCGACGTATGA
- a CDS encoding proton-conducting membrane transporter yields the protein MAWLFVGAEFGEAAGFPDGPSITASIGYAMFNINAQNAVPSEGMLVVFEIIDLVLVAALVGAVMLARRDDGGEITSALRSDAVEQEPSPGEVVADGGTEPTDSTGGEQ from the coding sequence ATGGCGTGGCTCTTCGTCGGAGCGGAGTTCGGCGAGGCCGCCGGCTTCCCCGACGGACCCTCGATTACCGCGAGCATCGGCTACGCGATGTTCAACATCAACGCGCAGAACGCCGTGCCGAGCGAAGGGATGCTCGTCGTGTTCGAGATTATCGACCTCGTGCTGGTCGCGGCGCTGGTCGGCGCGGTCATGCTGGCCCGGCGCGACGACGGCGGCGAGATTACCTCGGCCCTGCGCTCGGACGCGGTCGAGCAGGAGCCCTCGCCCGGCGAAGTCGTCGCCGACGGGGGTACCGAACCGACGGACTCGACGGGAGGTGAGCAGTGA
- the nuoK gene encoding NADH-quinone oxidoreductase subunit NuoK, which yields MVPVQYYLLLSAAVFCIGVFGILTRRNALLFLMSVELLLNAANINLVAFSNFHGNLTGQTFSLFTLALAAAEVAVGIGIILVLYRNFKDVDVNEATTMRW from the coding sequence ATGGTTCCGGTTCAGTACTACCTCCTGCTCTCGGCCGCCGTGTTCTGTATCGGCGTGTTCGGCATCCTGACCCGGCGGAACGCGCTGCTGTTCCTGATGAGCGTGGAGCTACTGCTGAACGCGGCGAACATCAACCTCGTCGCGTTCTCGAACTTCCACGGCAATCTGACGGGCCAGACGTTCAGCCTGTTCACGCTGGCGCTGGCGGCCGCGGAGGTCGCGGTCGGCATCGGCATCATCCTCGTGTTGTATCGTAACTTCAAGGACGTGGACGTGAACGAAGCGACGACGATGAGGTGGTAA
- the nuoL gene encoding NADH-quinone oxidoreductase subunit L, whose amino-acid sequence MAALPFELAPAIAALPFVSFLIALLVGAFAPRLLPKGGAIPGILATGGSLLLSLWAFLTVSGGQTYHEYITWVAGAGEATFDLHLGILLDPLSTMMLIIVSLVAFLVHIFSLGYMNDEGETGLPRYYAGLGLFTASMLSFVFADNLLMAFMFFELVGLCSFLLIGFWFRDAAPPSAAKKAFLVTRFGDYFFLVGLVGVFATFGTSMFVPTEGEHAIHSFPHMAELALLEGETAGITTYLGLDPQTWFAVLGLLILGGVVGKSAQFPLHTWLPDAMEGPTPVSALIHAATMVAAGVYLVARIYGFYALLPNVLALIAFVGGFTALFAATMGVVKKEIKQVLAYSTISQYGYMMLGLGAGGYVAATFHLMTHAFFKALLFLGAGSVIIAMHHNENMWDMGGLKDRMPVTYYAFLSGSLALAGIVPFSGFWSKDEILFEALARGMENPILLAAYAMGLLAVFFTGFYTFRMVALTFHGEPRSDTARDPHGVRWNVKGPLAVLGILAAVAGLVNMTPVAELTGLHIEYLHNWLGGPLEATSVHTYTHILEEAGVHHAELSPILPGLVSLALALAGAGLAWKLYAVPDPDEHTDKLGGAKTVLFNNYYQDEYQVWLATGLTLPLARAADKFDQGVIDGVVDGVSSVSLTGGDRIKRIQTGVVSNYAFLLTASFVVLLVVLGLVGGWF is encoded by the coding sequence ATGGCAGCACTCCCCTTCGAACTGGCACCGGCCATCGCGGCCCTGCCGTTCGTATCGTTCCTGATCGCGTTGCTCGTCGGAGCGTTCGCTCCGCGACTGCTCCCCAAGGGCGGGGCGATTCCGGGCATCCTCGCAACGGGCGGCTCGCTCCTGCTGTCGCTGTGGGCGTTCCTGACCGTCTCGGGCGGCCAGACGTACCACGAGTACATCACGTGGGTAGCGGGCGCAGGCGAAGCGACGTTCGACCTGCATCTGGGCATTCTGCTCGACCCGCTCTCGACGATGATGCTCATCATCGTCTCGCTGGTCGCGTTCCTCGTCCACATCTTCAGCCTCGGCTACATGAACGACGAGGGCGAGACGGGGCTGCCCCGGTACTACGCCGGTCTGGGCCTGTTCACCGCGAGCATGCTCTCGTTCGTGTTCGCGGACAACCTGCTCATGGCGTTCATGTTCTTCGAGCTGGTGGGCCTGTGTTCGTTCCTGCTCATCGGCTTCTGGTTCCGCGACGCGGCCCCGCCGAGCGCGGCGAAGAAGGCGTTCCTCGTCACCCGGTTCGGCGACTACTTCTTCCTCGTCGGACTGGTCGGCGTCTTCGCCACCTTCGGCACGTCGATGTTCGTGCCGACCGAGGGCGAACACGCGATTCACTCGTTCCCCCACATGGCCGAACTCGCCCTCCTCGAGGGCGAAACCGCCGGGATAACGACGTATCTCGGTCTCGACCCCCAGACGTGGTTCGCGGTCCTCGGACTGCTCATCCTCGGCGGCGTCGTCGGCAAGTCCGCGCAGTTCCCCCTGCACACGTGGCTGCCCGACGCCATGGAGGGCCCGACCCCGGTCTCCGCGCTGATTCACGCGGCGACGATGGTCGCGGCGGGCGTCTACCTCGTCGCGCGCATCTACGGGTTCTACGCCCTGCTGCCGAACGTGCTGGCGCTCATCGCGTTCGTCGGCGGCTTCACGGCGCTGTTCGCGGCGACGATGGGCGTCGTCAAGAAGGAGATAAAGCAGGTGCTGGCGTACTCGACCATCTCCCAGTACGGCTACATGATGCTCGGACTGGGCGCTGGCGGCTACGTCGCGGCGACCTTCCACCTGATGACCCACGCGTTCTTCAAGGCGCTGCTGTTCCTCGGCGCGGGGTCTGTCATCATCGCGATGCACCACAACGAGAACATGTGGGACATGGGTGGCCTGAAGGACCGCATGCCCGTGACCTACTACGCGTTCCTCTCGGGGTCGCTCGCGCTCGCGGGCATCGTCCCGTTCTCGGGCTTCTGGTCGAAGGACGAGATTCTGTTCGAGGCGCTGGCTCGCGGGATGGAGAACCCGATTCTCCTCGCCGCGTACGCGATGGGTCTGCTCGCGGTGTTCTTCACCGGGTTCTACACCTTCCGAATGGTCGCGTTGACCTTCCACGGTGAACCCCGGTCCGACACCGCACGCGACCCCCACGGCGTGCGCTGGAACGTGAAGGGACCGCTCGCGGTCCTCGGAATTCTGGCCGCGGTGGCCGGACTGGTCAACATGACCCCGGTCGCGGAACTGACGGGTCTGCACATCGAGTACCTGCACAACTGGCTCGGTGGCCCGCTCGAAGCGACCTCGGTCCACACCTACACGCACATCCTCGAAGAGGCCGGCGTCCACCACGCGGAACTCTCGCCCATCCTGCCCGGCCTCGTCTCGCTGGCGCTGGCGCTCGCGGGTGCCGGACTCGCGTGGAAGCTCTACGCCGTGCCGGACCCCGACGAACACACGGACAAGCTGGGCGGCGCGAAGACGGTGTTATTCAACAACTACTACCAAGACGAGTATCAGGTCTGGCTCGCGACCGGTCTCACCCTGCCGCTGGCCCGCGCCGCGGACAAGTTCGACCAGGGCGTCATCGACGGCGTCGTGGACGGCGTCTCCAGCGTGAGCCTGACGGGTGGCGACCGCATCAAGCGAATCCAGACCGGCGTGGTGTCGAACTACGCCTTCCTGCTGACGGCGAGCTTCGTCGTCCTGCTCGTCGTTCTCGGACTCGTTGGAGGTTGGTTCTGA
- a CDS encoding complex I subunit 4 family protein — MWIEALIAVTLVSAFAVVLAPNKVAGKLAFALSLLPLVGSLWMYSTYEASGNALLEGSELAFETNAEWVTAGPYALNWHVGLDGISMPLVALTTVLTSLALLASWTPIDERQSQFYGLMLFLEASLLGVFSALDFFVWFVFWEMVLVPMYVLIGVWGGPRRKYAAIKMFVYTNIASLVMFIGFIALVFGLGDSVTSLDMPAIAQALRAGELGGLGPVSAGTLKVAAFVAMFAGFAVKVPVVPFHTWLPDAHVEAPTPVSIMLAGVLLKMGTYALLRFNFTMLPNVAQNNAPIIALFAVVSVIYGAMLALAQSDLKRIVAYSSVSSMGYVILGLVAYTLYGMGGATFQMVAHGLISGLMFMSVGVIYNTTHTRMVSDMSGLASKMPFTVAVFVAGAFGYMGLPLMAGFAAELFIFLGSFGAFAGSVWFTAAAMFGIVVVAGYLLFAMQRTLFGPFELETDYEVGPAAFHDVAPLVVLILLVILLGVEPSIFYTMIQDAVNPLVPPVGGGA; from the coding sequence ATGTGGATTGAAGCACTCATCGCGGTGACGCTGGTGAGCGCGTTCGCGGTGGTCCTCGCCCCGAACAAGGTGGCGGGCAAGCTCGCGTTCGCGCTCAGCCTGCTCCCGCTCGTCGGGAGCCTCTGGATGTACAGCACGTACGAGGCCAGCGGTAACGCCCTCTTGGAGGGCAGCGAACTGGCCTTCGAGACGAACGCAGAGTGGGTCACCGCGGGACCGTACGCGCTGAACTGGCACGTCGGTCTCGACGGCATCAGCATGCCGCTGGTCGCGCTGACCACGGTGCTGACGTCGCTGGCCCTGCTGGCGTCGTGGACCCCCATCGACGAGCGTCAGAGCCAGTTCTACGGCCTGATGCTGTTCCTGGAGGCGAGCCTGTTGGGCGTCTTCTCGGCGCTCGACTTCTTCGTCTGGTTCGTCTTCTGGGAGATGGTGCTGGTCCCGATGTACGTTCTCATCGGCGTCTGGGGCGGCCCGCGCCGCAAGTACGCGGCCATCAAGATGTTCGTCTACACGAACATCGCGTCCCTCGTGATGTTCATCGGGTTCATCGCGCTGGTGTTCGGGCTCGGCGACTCGGTGACGAGCCTCGACATGCCCGCCATCGCGCAGGCGCTCCGCGCGGGCGAACTCGGCGGTCTCGGCCCGGTCAGCGCGGGCACCCTGAAGGTGGCGGCGTTCGTCGCCATGTTCGCCGGGTTCGCGGTGAAGGTCCCGGTCGTCCCGTTCCACACGTGGCTGCCGGACGCCCACGTCGAGGCCCCGACGCCGGTCTCCATCATGCTGGCCGGGGTCCTGCTGAAGATGGGTACATACGCCCTGCTCCGGTTCAACTTCACGATGCTGCCGAACGTGGCGCAGAACAACGCGCCCATCATCGCGCTGTTCGCGGTCGTCAGCGTCATCTACGGCGCGATGCTGGCGCTGGCCCAGTCGGACCTCAAGCGCATCGTGGCGTACTCCTCGGTCTCCTCGATGGGGTACGTGATTCTGGGCCTCGTCGCGTACACGCTGTACGGCATGGGCGGCGCGACCTTCCAGATGGTCGCCCACGGTCTCATCTCGGGACTGATGTTCATGTCGGTCGGCGTCATCTACAACACGACCCACACCCGGATGGTCTCGGACATGTCCGGGCTGGCGAGCAAGATGCCGTTCACCGTCGCGGTGTTCGTCGCGGGCGCGTTCGGCTACATGGGCCTGCCGCTGATGGCCGGCTTCGCCGCGGAGCTGTTCATCTTCCTCGGCTCGTTCGGCGCGTTCGCCGGCTCGGTGTGGTTCACGGCCGCCGCGATGTTCGGCATCGTCGTGGTCGCGGGCTACCTCCTGTTCGCCATGCAGCGCACGCTGTTCGGACCGTTCGAGTTGGAGACCGACTACGAGGTCGGCCCGGCCGCGTTCCACGACGTGGCCCCGCTCGTGGTCCTCATCCTGCTGGTCATCCTGCTGGGCGTCGAACCGAGTATCTTCTACACGATGATTCAGGACGCAGTGAATCCGCTGGTTCCGCCGGTCGGAGGTGGTGCATAG